In Pseudomonadota bacterium, a single genomic region encodes these proteins:
- a CDS encoding ice-binding family protein, whose protein sequence is MTRSKMCLLAPGVAFLLLSFAAACGDDDGGTTDSDTDSDSDTDSDTDTDADTDVDTDTDTDTDNPTGAPAPGTAGGFVILAKSGISTVPTSAVTGDVGISPAAATFVTGFLLTMDSSNEFSTSPQVTGRVYAADYSPPTPSDLTTAVGDMELAFTDAAGRAPDVTELGAGNIGGMTLDAGVYKWGTGLLIPTDVTLSGSATDVWIFQIAQDLTVSSGAQLLLAGGALPKNVFWQVAGFVDLDTTAHLEGVVLSQTSITLRTGASINGRLMAQTAVDIDGSTVVEPAP, encoded by the coding sequence ATGACAAGATCAAAAATGTGTCTTCTTGCACCGGGAGTCGCATTCCTTCTGCTCTCGTTCGCCGCCGCCTGCGGAGACGACGACGGGGGCACGACGGATTCGGACACGGATTCGGATTCGGACACGGATTCGGACACCGACACGGACGCCGACACGGACGTCGACACGGACACTGACACGGACACCGACAACCCGACCGGGGCGCCGGCTCCCGGAACGGCCGGCGGCTTCGTGATCCTCGCCAAGAGCGGGATCTCCACGGTGCCGACCTCGGCCGTCACGGGCGATGTCGGGATCAGCCCCGCCGCCGCGACCTTCGTCACGGGATTCTTGTTGACCATGGACTCCTCGAACGAGTTCTCCACCTCACCGCAGGTGACCGGGAGGGTGTACGCTGCCGACTACTCGCCGCCCACCCCGTCCGACCTGACCACGGCCGTCGGCGACATGGAGCTCGCGTTCACGGACGCCGCGGGGCGAGCGCCGGACGTCACCGAGCTCGGCGCCGGGAACATCGGCGGGATGACCCTCGACGCGGGCGTCTACAAGTGGGGCACCGGTCTCCTGATCCCGACGGACGTCACCCTCAGCGGCAGCGCGACGGACGTCTGGATCTTCCAGATCGCCCAGGATCTCACCGTCAGCAGCGGCGCGCAGCTCCTCCTGGCCGGTGGGGCGCTGCCGAAGAACGTCTTCTGGCAGGTCGCCGGTTTCGTGGATCTCGACACGACGGCGCATCTCGAGGGAGTCGTCCTGTCCCAGACGTCGATCACGCTTCGGACTGGCGCGTCGATCAACGGCAGGCTGATGGC